The following coding sequences are from one candidate division KSB1 bacterium window:
- a CDS encoding peptidase MA family metallohydrolase: MAEEHGEGVRLHLLRDLFRLGLLLLAASDTIAGQQPEWLELAGEGVVVHFVVDDQRIAALVLKRAEQAYATIAQELAPEGVPRVDVVLAPSAGELATLTEGRLPRWAVGAMTLEAHGPTVYLPSPRWGPSGAELDQTIVHEMAHALVAVASNYQQLPRWLTEGIAIHYSREQQWTSPSQVSKALLTNSLLSLEDVEQLNSYPEHKARLAYQESFLAVQYLRQTYSLQAMRTLLAGIGQGRDLDAAFENAIGKDSWEFEQEWRKYLRHRYRWTFLAEADWYLWVLILLLAVGAFLAVRARTRRIARTWIEEEANRSDTEQPWETH; this comes from the coding sequence GTGGCTGAGGAGCATGGAGAAGGGGTGCGTTTGCATCTGCTCCGGGATCTGTTCCGCCTGGGGTTGTTGCTACTCGCTGCCTCCGACACCATCGCGGGGCAGCAGCCGGAGTGGCTTGAGCTCGCCGGTGAGGGTGTGGTGGTACACTTTGTCGTCGACGACCAACGAATCGCAGCACTGGTTCTGAAACGGGCGGAGCAGGCCTACGCGACCATCGCGCAGGAGCTCGCCCCAGAAGGGGTGCCGCGCGTCGACGTGGTATTAGCGCCATCCGCCGGCGAGCTTGCCACTTTGACCGAAGGACGCCTGCCGCGCTGGGCAGTCGGGGCGATGACCTTGGAGGCGCACGGCCCCACCGTGTACTTGCCCTCCCCGCGCTGGGGCCCTAGTGGAGCAGAGCTCGACCAGACCATAGTCCACGAGATGGCGCACGCGCTCGTGGCAGTGGCCAGCAACTACCAGCAGCTGCCGCGCTGGCTCACTGAAGGCATCGCCATCCACTACTCGCGCGAACAGCAGTGGACTTCGCCGTCGCAGGTCTCCAAGGCCCTGCTCACCAACTCCCTGCTGAGCCTGGAGGATGTGGAACAACTGAATAGCTACCCTGAGCACAAAGCGCGGTTGGCTTATCAGGAGAGCTTTTTGGCTGTCCAATACTTGCGCCAGACGTATAGCCTGCAGGCCATGCGCACTCTGCTCGCCGGTATTGGCCAAGGCCGGGACCTGGACGCCGCATTTGAAAACGCCATCGGCAAGGACTCCTGGGAGTTCGAGCAGGAGTGGCGTAAGTATCTGCGCCACCGCTACCGCTGGACCTTTCTTGCGGAAGCCGATTGGTACCTGTGGGTGCTGATTCTCTTGTTGGCGGTGGGGGCATTCCTTGCCGTGCGGGCCCGGACGCGTAGAATCGCCCGCACCTGGATAGAGGAAGAGGCAAACCGCAGCGACACTGAACAACCGTGGGAAACTCACTGA
- a CDS encoding response regulator: MVQERKKILLVDQDPQGMQPLKALLLQRGCRVGQVDSAEKVLQLCAREVPDTVITGLQLPKMSGEELLRELRNDEHTCAVPVIIIAEQRLLDDRVRIIELGPDEFVPKPYIAQEVVARLEVLLNEIHAAPPLPGPEDMEKGFSGSLAEMSSVDLLEIFHAAGRSGVLHLRKNGQRGAIYVRNGEVVDATVGQRLGEAALAALLLWNEGTFLVDFAAVQRAQRVLTPTRELLAMALARSEEWNNAIAALPSLHMPVQNSGDSGESLDETSRALLARFSTPCPIATVLDESAEDPLALARRLRDLWEKGLLRLCEQDEAQASISHPPLLSRPHSAAFGSPLAAVAELFGSSAVTYPETASATNHIAGHRLTRAELLVTRARLA; the protein is encoded by the coding sequence ATGGTCCAGGAGCGAAAGAAAATACTCCTCGTCGACCAAGATCCCCAGGGGATGCAGCCCCTCAAGGCCCTCTTGCTGCAGCGTGGCTGCCGCGTGGGCCAGGTGGACAGCGCGGAGAAAGTTCTCCAGCTCTGCGCCCGGGAAGTGCCGGACACGGTGATCACCGGGCTGCAACTCCCCAAGATGAGCGGCGAGGAATTGCTCCGCGAGCTGCGCAATGACGAACATACCTGCGCAGTCCCAGTGATTATCATTGCCGAGCAACGGCTCCTCGATGACCGGGTGCGCATCATCGAGTTGGGGCCGGATGAGTTCGTGCCCAAGCCCTACATAGCCCAGGAGGTCGTGGCCCGGCTCGAGGTGCTTTTGAACGAAATCCACGCCGCTCCCCCGCTGCCTGGCCCCGAGGATATGGAGAAGGGCTTTTCTGGTTCGCTTGCGGAGATGTCGTCGGTCGACCTTCTGGAAATCTTTCACGCTGCCGGCCGCTCCGGCGTTCTGCATCTGCGCAAAAACGGCCAGCGCGGCGCCATCTATGTGCGCAACGGCGAGGTCGTCGACGCGACGGTAGGCCAGCGGCTCGGCGAGGCAGCATTGGCTGCGCTGCTCCTGTGGAACGAGGGCACGTTTCTGGTGGACTTTGCAGCAGTGCAACGCGCACAACGCGTGCTGACGCCCACCCGGGAGCTTCTGGCCATGGCCTTGGCCCGCTCGGAAGAGTGGAACAATGCCATCGCCGCCCTGCCGTCTTTGCACATGCCGGTGCAGAACAGTGGGGATTCCGGGGAGTCGTTGGACGAAACGAGTCGGGCCTTGCTGGCACGCTTCTCCACGCCATGCCCCATCGCCACAGTCCTGGACGAAAGCGCCGAGGACCCATTGGCGCTGGCGCGACGCCTGCGCGATCTCTGGGAGAAAGGGTTGTTGCGCCTCTGCGAGCAAGATGAGGCGCAAGCGTCCATCAGTCATCCCCCCCTTTTGTCGCGCCCACATAGCGCCGCCTTTGGCTCGCCGTTGGCAGCGGTGGCGGAACTCTTTGGGAGCAGCGCCGTCACGTACCCGGAGACGGCCTCCGCAACTAACCACATTGCTGGGCATCGCCTCACACGGGCCGAGTTGCTGGTGACGCGCGCCCGCTTGGCATAG
- a CDS encoding response regulator translates to MPPTSEDRTKLLLVDPHAENVRILREHLSALGYQVYTCSGIGEAVTKIPEVQPDLVLSEFVFPDADGAELLDRIESDPRTARTPVMFLSKAGDAETKIRALNLGAKDFLAKPMHVREVVARVQMVLARLRRRRSTAAQRGPSGRLEEVPLFDLLLQMSQEGTTATVRLTTPSGLTGQVVLRRGAVVNAMTNKAKQENALFDMLMWRRGRFSVSYEETDATDGMPLSTLGLLLEGARRLEEIQSLEKQLPGLDAVMVATENFRQILARREPSPEMQKFISLFDGQRTLNAVIDDCGYDLPTALQRIVKLYRQGFLRRVGQPEPEAEEVAEAFGPVALREPKLAISPEEEESEAEPETTLPPTATEPVAREPQEQVAAPPVEKPASPRPTAACQGIIFIGSVRAGRRQIVRTLTEGNFRVRTLRSFGDVSLDRGSALLSNGTRLEVFGLEPDPRFGALSKIVAFELSGCVIVVDGSQAEHYDYYAYLISALRRTLAPLPSVVAVTNLGAAPPNAEAVRRRLGLTPADPLCFCDPADRESVETLVAPLLELGKTRKVGAKVTADEQIGSN, encoded by the coding sequence ATGCCGCCCACTTCAGAGGACAGGACAAAGCTGCTGCTCGTTGACCCGCACGCGGAGAACGTCCGCATCTTGCGCGAACATCTGTCTGCGCTCGGCTACCAGGTTTACACGTGCAGCGGCATCGGCGAGGCAGTCACCAAGATCCCTGAGGTGCAGCCTGACCTCGTGCTTTCGGAATTCGTCTTTCCGGATGCAGATGGGGCGGAGTTGTTGGACCGCATCGAGAGCGATCCGCGCACTGCGCGCACGCCTGTGATGTTCCTCAGCAAGGCAGGGGACGCCGAGACCAAGATCCGCGCGCTGAACTTGGGGGCGAAGGACTTTTTGGCCAAGCCGATGCACGTCAGAGAGGTGGTGGCCCGCGTGCAGATGGTACTGGCCCGATTGCGGCGCCGCCGGAGCACGGCTGCGCAACGCGGTCCCAGCGGCCGCCTGGAAGAGGTGCCGTTGTTCGACCTGCTCCTGCAAATGAGCCAGGAGGGCACAACCGCCACGGTGCGTTTGACCACACCCTCAGGCCTGACCGGACAAGTCGTCCTTCGGCGTGGTGCCGTGGTGAACGCAATGACCAACAAAGCCAAGCAGGAGAATGCCCTGTTCGACATGCTCATGTGGCGTCGCGGTCGCTTTTCCGTTTCCTATGAAGAAACTGACGCCACCGACGGCATGCCGCTCAGCACGTTAGGGCTTCTCCTGGAAGGGGCAAGGCGCTTGGAGGAGATCCAATCGTTGGAAAAGCAGTTGCCGGGCCTGGACGCAGTCATGGTGGCTACCGAAAACTTTCGCCAGATCCTGGCGCGCCGCGAGCCAAGCCCGGAAATGCAAAAGTTCATCTCCCTGTTTGACGGCCAGCGCACCCTCAACGCGGTGATAGATGACTGCGGCTATGACCTGCCCACCGCGTTGCAGCGCATCGTCAAACTGTACCGACAGGGCTTTTTGCGACGCGTAGGCCAGCCAGAGCCCGAGGCGGAGGAAGTGGCCGAAGCCTTTGGGCCAGTTGCCCTGCGGGAACCGAAGCTCGCCATCTCGCCGGAAGAGGAGGAGTCCGAGGCCGAGCCCGAGACCACACTCCCGCCCACCGCCACCGAACCCGTAGCCAGGGAACCCCAGGAACAGGTAGCCGCGCCTCCGGTGGAGAAGCCGGCATCGCCGCGCCCGACTGCTGCGTGCCAGGGCATCATATTCATCGGCAGCGTCCGCGCTGGCAGGCGGCAGATCGTGCGCACCCTCACCGAGGGCAATTTCCGCGTGCGCACTCTGCGAAGCTTTGGCGACGTTTCGCTGGATCGCGGCTCGGCACTTCTGAGCAACGGCACCCGCTTGGAGGTCTTTGGCCTGGAGCCAGACCCACGGTTCGGTGCGCTGTCGAAGATTGTGGCGTTCGAACTTTCCGGATGCGTGATCGTAGTCGACGGCTCCCAGGCAGAGCACTATGACTACTACGCGTACCTCATCTCCGCTTTGCGACGCACGCTCGCCCCTCTGCCCTCAGTGGTGGCGGTCACCAACCTCGGCGCGGCTCCGCCGAACGCTGAAGCTGTGCGCCGCCGCCTTGGCCTTACGCCCGCAGACCCTCTGTGCTTCTGTGACCCAGCGGATCGAGAGTCTGTGGAGACGTTAGTCGCTCCGCTGTTAGAGCTGGGAAAGACGCGCAAGGTCGGCGCAAAAGTCACTGCGGACGAGCAGATAGGCAGCAATTAG